The Terriglobus tenax genome contains a region encoding:
- a CDS encoding gluconokinase: protein MILVLMGVSGSGKSTVGTLLSERLHCVFADADDYHPAANKAKMAAGHALNDDDRQPWLERLNEVMRGWHEAGSNGVLACSALKDKYRVTLRQGMPEGTVQFVLLDLPKEAIAERLAARSHEFMNPGLLDSQLATLERPTDAIIVKNDRPVEQVVDEILSKATK from the coding sequence ATGATTCTGGTGTTGATGGGAGTATCGGGTTCGGGCAAGTCAACAGTGGGCACGCTGCTGTCTGAGCGTTTGCACTGCGTCTTTGCGGATGCGGATGACTATCATCCGGCGGCGAACAAGGCGAAGATGGCCGCGGGCCATGCCCTGAACGACGATGACCGCCAGCCGTGGCTGGAGCGGTTGAATGAAGTGATGCGTGGCTGGCACGAAGCGGGCAGCAATGGCGTTCTGGCCTGCTCCGCACTGAAGGACAAGTACCGTGTGACGCTGCGGCAGGGAATGCCCGAAGGCACGGTGCAGTTTGTGCTGCTGGATCTGCCGAAGGAAGCGATTGCGGAGCGGCTGGCGGCGCGCAGCCACGAGTTTATGAACCCCGGCCTGCTGGACAGCCAGCTGGCGACGCTGGAGCGTCCGACGGACGCGATCATCGTGAAGAACGACCGCCCGGTGGAGCAGGTGGTGGACGAAATTCTA
- a CDS encoding tagaturonate epimerase family protein — MSDVLRIPRFSIGTGDRFAHQAKAQLQACVNAAKAGVEVVPVWNKSNREHTIIGSEPTQTRAAADAAVKALGWDKPYFLDADHINLKTMGRFVAPCDFFTIDVADNIGEAAAPADVDAFVARHPELVGTVSIPGIAEPFKTDEAFVKGVANKFLAAVQEAGKIYRAVLEVKGEGKFVPEISMDETDLPQTPVELLIILAAIADEKVPIQTIAPKFTGRFNKGVEYVGDVAKFTTEFEEDLAAIAFAVKNYGMEPNLKLSVHSGSDKFSIYAPIHQAVTRTGAGVHLKTAGTTWLEEVIGLAEAGGSGLEIAKEVYAEAFGHADELMAPYATVIDIKKEELPTVAAVNGWTSEQYVGALRHVQSNPLYNANFRQLIHVGFKVAAKMGPKYLEALEANEEIVAKNVTENLWERHIKPVFLGQ; from the coding sequence GCAGGCCTGCGTGAACGCGGCCAAGGCCGGTGTGGAGGTTGTTCCGGTGTGGAACAAGTCCAACCGCGAGCACACGATCATCGGCAGCGAACCCACGCAGACCCGCGCCGCGGCGGATGCCGCTGTGAAGGCGCTGGGCTGGGACAAGCCGTACTTCCTGGACGCGGACCACATCAACCTGAAGACGATGGGCCGCTTTGTGGCTCCTTGCGATTTCTTCACGATCGACGTTGCCGACAACATTGGTGAAGCGGCTGCCCCGGCGGATGTGGATGCCTTTGTTGCGCGCCACCCTGAGCTGGTGGGTACGGTCAGCATCCCGGGCATTGCCGAGCCGTTCAAGACGGACGAGGCGTTTGTGAAGGGCGTTGCCAACAAGTTCCTGGCAGCTGTGCAGGAGGCGGGCAAGATCTATCGCGCCGTGCTGGAAGTGAAGGGCGAGGGCAAGTTCGTTCCGGAGATCTCGATGGACGAGACCGACCTGCCGCAGACCCCGGTGGAGCTGCTGATTATCCTGGCGGCGATTGCCGATGAGAAGGTGCCGATCCAGACCATTGCGCCGAAGTTTACCGGCCGCTTCAACAAGGGCGTGGAGTACGTGGGCGATGTGGCCAAGTTCACCACCGAGTTCGAAGAGGACCTGGCGGCGATTGCGTTTGCCGTGAAGAACTACGGCATGGAGCCGAACCTGAAGCTGAGCGTCCACTCGGGATCGGACAAGTTTTCCATCTACGCTCCCATTCACCAGGCGGTGACCAGGACCGGCGCTGGCGTTCACCTGAAGACGGCCGGAACCACCTGGCTGGAAGAGGTGATTGGCCTGGCGGAGGCCGGTGGATCGGGCCTGGAGATTGCCAAGGAAGTGTATGCGGAGGCCTTTGGCCATGCCGATGAACTGATGGCTCCGTATGCCACGGTCATCGACATCAAGAAGGAAGAGCTGCCGACGGTTGCTGCCGTAAATGGCTGGACCAGTGAGCAGTATGTGGGCGCCCTGCGCCACGTGCAGAGCAATCCTCTGTACAACGCAAACTTTCGTCAGCTGATCCACGTGGGCTTCAAGGTGGCGGCGAAGATGGGACCGAAGTACCTGGAAGCGCTTGAGGCGAACGAGGAGATCGTGGCCAAGAACGTGACCGAGAACCTGTGGGAGCGCCACATCAAGCCGGTGTTCCTGGGCCAGTAA